One window of the Shewanella litorisediminis genome contains the following:
- a CDS encoding PepSY domain-containing protein: MNWLKWHLYLAAVCGLQMLLWLGSGLTLSLIDEDYLDSNRHRVKEMHEPSGEVLHFNPERLALPAAITDIRLDSLLSRPVYRLQFGEQSMSLWADTLETLALDDTKLREIAAASINVALTPKLQYLSGDTIGFPGSAKVALFEAQTDRNTRVLVDAESGKLLAHKDIGSDLKELLLMLHFMDYAPGNGIAFNHLGIRLFAILTLLMVLTGSMVVWQRWQAGFYRFRKAGAKNNPQHLSVLDTQGNVLGQFCAGPSLLETINADSPLLPTQCGGGGSCGLCTLVFIDTPPTATEADIKRLGKRVDQGHRLACQHGAYSGRVRLANKAQERYWHKQCQTTEPVGGENV; this comes from the coding sequence ATGAACTGGCTAAAGTGGCACCTTTACCTTGCGGCCGTGTGTGGTTTGCAAATGCTGTTGTGGCTGGGTTCTGGCCTGACTCTGAGCCTGATTGATGAAGACTATCTGGACTCAAATCGCCACCGTGTCAAAGAGATGCATGAACCAAGTGGCGAAGTGCTTCACTTTAATCCAGAGCGGCTTGCGCTGCCCGCCGCAATCACTGACATTCGCCTCGACAGCCTGCTATCAAGACCGGTTTATCGCTTACAGTTTGGCGAGCAGAGCATGAGCCTTTGGGCTGATACGCTAGAGACGCTGGCACTGGATGATACCAAGCTCCGGGAAATTGCTGCTGCCAGCATCAACGTAGCGCTCACACCCAAGCTACAGTACCTATCAGGTGATACGATTGGTTTTCCCGGCTCGGCCAAGGTCGCGCTGTTTGAAGCCCAAACCGACAGAAACACCCGGGTGCTGGTCGATGCAGAGAGTGGCAAACTCCTGGCCCATAAAGACATAGGCTCTGACCTTAAAGAGCTGCTGCTGATGCTGCATTTTATGGACTATGCGCCGGGTAACGGCATTGCTTTTAACCATCTCGGGATCCGCCTGTTTGCGATATTGACACTGCTGATGGTACTCACGGGCAGCATGGTAGTGTGGCAGCGTTGGCAGGCTGGGTTTTATCGTTTTCGAAAAGCCGGCGCCAAAAACAATCCGCAACACCTCAGCGTACTGGATACTCAGGGCAACGTACTGGGTCAGTTCTGTGCTGGCCCTTCACTCCTTGAAACCATTAATGCCGATAGCCCGCTATTGCCGACTCAATGCGGCGGCGGTGGCAGCTGCGGCCTTTGCACCCTGGTATTTATTGACACGCCACCCACGGCCACCGAAGCGGATATCAAGCGCCTTGGTAAAAGAGTGGACCAGGGGCATCGTCTTGCTTGCCAGCATGGCGCTTATAGTGGCCGGGTGAGACTCGCTAACAAAGCCCAGGAGCGTTATTGGCATAAGCAGTGCCAGACCACCGAACCTGTCGGCGGCGAAAATGTCTAA
- a CDS encoding PepSY domain-containing protein: protein MLLWSISGAYMVLTDIDDIHGDHLVAEPVLPIDHAQVWLTFASVKADYPDAMHIRLKQTAQGPVYFFKDAGTAKAIHATTGEPLTPPNEADIRARAQLVYTSNDPIAKVSLYEEQAPAEMSPRLLPLYRVDFDAPLSPSLYFSANTGELVGKRYDGWRLFDFLWMLHIMDYAERENIHNNLLRIVSLLSLLLALTGAVLAWRNLRPAPESNKPEATA from the coding sequence ATGTTGCTCTGGTCCATCAGCGGCGCCTATATGGTATTGACGGATATTGACGATATTCACGGCGATCATCTGGTTGCCGAACCCGTGCTCCCTATTGATCATGCCCAGGTATGGCTGACCTTTGCCAGTGTAAAAGCCGACTATCCCGATGCCATGCACATACGCCTGAAGCAAACAGCGCAAGGCCCTGTGTACTTCTTTAAAGATGCCGGAACGGCCAAAGCCATTCACGCCACCACAGGCGAGCCGCTGACACCACCAAATGAAGCGGACATCAGGGCGCGGGCTCAGCTTGTATATACAAGCAACGACCCCATCGCCAAAGTGAGCCTCTATGAGGAGCAAGCCCCTGCGGAAATGAGCCCACGGCTTTTACCTCTTTACCGAGTGGATTTTGATGCGCCTCTGTCACCCAGCCTCTATTTCTCGGCCAATACCGGCGAACTGGTAGGGAAGCGATATGATGGCTGGCGCTTGTTTGATTTTCTGTGGATGCTGCACATCATGGATTACGCCGAGCGCGAAAACATCCACAACAATCTGCTCCGCATTGTCTCGCTGCTGTCGTTGTTACTGGCCCTCACAGGTGCAGTGCTGGCGTGGCGCAATTTAAGGCCCGCACCTGAGAGCAACAAACCGGAGGCCACGGCATGA
- the mraZ gene encoding division/cell wall cluster transcriptional repressor MraZ: protein MFKGASAINLDAKGRIAIPTRYRDPLLSAHQGKLVITVDIQASCLLIYPADEWSLIEAKLLKLSDTQPTERALKRMLLGYAHEIEMDSNGRLLLPPPLRHYAQLDKKAMLVGQLNKFELWDEAQWQAQIQSAQDVIRSEDLAANERLADFSL from the coding sequence GTGTTCAAAGGGGCCAGTGCAATCAATCTTGATGCCAAAGGACGGATCGCGATTCCAACGCGATACCGCGACCCCCTGCTGTCTGCTCATCAGGGCAAGCTGGTCATCACGGTGGACATTCAGGCCAGTTGCCTGCTTATCTATCCGGCCGATGAGTGGAGCCTGATTGAAGCCAAATTGCTGAAGCTTTCCGATACCCAGCCCACAGAACGTGCGCTTAAGCGGATGTTGCTGGGCTATGCCCATGAGATAGAAATGGACAGCAATGGCAGATTGCTGTTACCGCCCCCTTTGCGTCATTACGCTCAGCTGGATAAGAAAGCCATGCTGGTGGGGCAACTGAACAAGTTTGAGTTGTGGGACGAAGCCCAATGGCAGGCACAGATCCAGAGTGCGCAGGATGTTATCCGCAGCGAGGATCTGGCAGCCAATGAGCGTCTTGCTGATTTTTCACTCTGA
- the rsmH gene encoding 16S rRNA (cytosine(1402)-N(4))-methyltransferase RsmH yields the protein MSQDFAHLSVLLAETVDGLNIRADGIYIDGTFGRGGHSREVLSRLGSEGRLIAIDRDPQAIKAAEQFASDSRFQIVHGGFGQLATYVEELGLVGKIDGVLLDLGVSSPQLDDAERGFSFLRDGPLDMRMDNSQGETAAQWLARAEIEDMAWVFKTYGEERNARHIARCIAADREKTPFTRTKQLADLIARVAKSKERNKHPATRVFQAIRIYINSELEQIDQALEGALKVLAPHGRLSIISFHSLEDRIVKRFIRRHSQGEELPHGLPVTEAQLNKSRTLIPVGKAMKPSDDEIEQNARARSSVLRVAERLPF from the coding sequence ATGAGCCAGGATTTTGCCCATTTATCCGTACTGCTTGCCGAGACCGTTGACGGGCTCAATATTCGCGCAGACGGCATTTACATCGACGGTACCTTTGGCCGTGGCGGGCATTCCCGTGAAGTCTTGTCGCGTCTGGGGTCTGAGGGACGCCTGATTGCCATCGACCGGGATCCCCAAGCCATCAAGGCGGCTGAGCAGTTTGCCAGTGACAGCCGGTTTCAGATAGTACACGGCGGCTTTGGTCAACTGGCCACTTACGTGGAAGAGCTTGGCCTCGTTGGCAAGATTGATGGTGTGCTGCTGGATCTGGGGGTTTCCTCTCCTCAATTGGATGATGCCGAACGGGGTTTCAGCTTTTTGCGCGACGGTCCATTGGATATGCGCATGGACAATTCCCAGGGTGAGACGGCAGCCCAATGGTTGGCCCGGGCCGAAATTGAAGACATGGCCTGGGTGTTTAAAACCTATGGGGAAGAGCGTAACGCACGCCACATTGCCCGCTGTATTGCAGCCGATCGGGAAAAAACGCCCTTTACCCGTACCAAACAACTGGCTGATCTGATAGCCAGAGTCGCGAAAAGTAAAGAGCGTAACAAACACCCGGCAACCCGCGTTTTCCAGGCGATTCGAATTTACATCAACAGCGAGCTTGAGCAGATAGATCAGGCGCTGGAAGGGGCTCTCAAGGTGCTCGCTCCCCATGGCCGTTTATCCATTATCAGTTTTCACTCGCTGGAAGACCGTATCGTGAAGCGCTTTATCCGTCGTCACAGCCAGGGTGAAGAGTTACCCCATGGTTTGCCGGTGACCGAGGCTCAGCTGAATAAGTCCCGTACCCTGATCCCCGTGGGGAAAGCCATGAAGCCGTCGGACGATGAAATTGAACAAAATGCCAGGGCGCGCAGCTCGGTACTGAGAGTGGCTGAGCGCCTGCCATTCTGA
- the ftsL gene encoding cell division protein FtsL gives MSKPLSLPRIVLMDLWHHKWTFLLALCVMLNGVAVVYTSHVSRKLTSEEAQLMQERDRLNIEWRNLLLEEQSLAEHSRITRIATKELNMVRPLPNEEVVVRVP, from the coding sequence ATGAGTAAGCCGCTGAGTTTGCCACGTATCGTGCTGATGGATCTGTGGCATCACAAATGGACGTTTTTACTCGCGCTCTGTGTGATGTTGAATGGTGTTGCAGTTGTATATACAAGCCATGTCAGCCGCAAACTGACCTCAGAAGAAGCGCAGCTGATGCAGGAGCGGGATCGGCTGAACATTGAATGGCGAAATCTGTTGCTTGAAGAGCAATCGCTGGCAGAACACAGCAGGATCACAAGGATAGCGACTAAGGAACTGAATATGGTCAGACCCCTTCCCAATGAAGAAGTGGTAGTGAGAGTGCCATGA
- a CDS encoding penicillin-binding transpeptidase domain-containing protein produces the protein MSKQAKRNQKAQPIPWRLYVVVGFVCLLFTSLVGRAAYIQLIEPDKLRRESDMRTLRTSSSDVQRGLITDRNGEMLAVSVPVQAVYADPKEVHDKDGFADMRRWQALADVLHEKPDALVSRVRDNPNKRFTYLKRQITPAVAEYIRQLKMPGVYLKPESRRYYPAGEITAQLIGVTNIDDVGIEGIESTYNNWLTGTPAKQKVRKSRDGHVVERLDIVQEGESPNDLVLSIDQRIQQLAYRELKRATEMHQATSGSVVVIDVLTGEVLAMANTPSYNPNSRDDWQSFKMRNRAVTDTFEPGSTVKPFVVAAALESGTVKASDIIPTSPGWMRLGGRQVRDANNYGDMSLTKILVKSSNMGVAKLSLGMPVEQLLGTYYSIGLGNYSGIGLPGESAGLIQEKHRWSDFERATLAFGYGLTTTTLQLARMYATLGNGGVLYPASILKLKQKPEGQQVLSPKVASNVMNMLVGVTEQGGTARKAHIEGYPVAGKTGTSRKAVAGGYGDDYLATFAGVAPVNNPRLAIAVVINEPKGDRYYGGDVSAPVFSKVMAGALQMLNVEPISTREQVQLAANLREAE, from the coding sequence ATGAGTAAGCAGGCAAAACGCAACCAGAAAGCACAACCCATCCCATGGCGTCTGTACGTTGTGGTTGGTTTTGTGTGTCTGCTGTTTACCAGTCTGGTTGGCCGCGCCGCTTATATTCAGTTGATTGAACCTGACAAACTGCGCCGTGAAAGCGACATGCGCACCTTGCGCACCAGCAGTAGTGATGTGCAGCGGGGGCTTATCACCGACCGCAACGGCGAAATGCTGGCGGTGAGTGTGCCTGTGCAGGCGGTATACGCCGATCCTAAAGAAGTCCACGATAAAGACGGTTTTGCCGATATGCGCCGTTGGCAGGCTCTGGCAGACGTGCTCCATGAAAAGCCCGATGCGCTGGTATCCAGGGTCAGAGATAACCCCAACAAACGCTTTACCTACCTCAAACGGCAAATTACCCCCGCAGTGGCCGAGTACATTCGTCAGCTCAAAATGCCCGGTGTTTATCTCAAACCCGAGTCACGCCGCTATTATCCGGCCGGGGAGATCACTGCCCAGTTGATTGGGGTGACCAATATCGATGACGTGGGTATTGAGGGTATTGAGAGCACCTACAACAACTGGCTGACAGGCACCCCCGCCAAACAGAAAGTGCGCAAGTCCCGCGATGGCCATGTGGTTGAGCGCCTGGACATAGTACAGGAAGGTGAGAGCCCCAACGATCTGGTGCTCAGCATCGATCAGCGTATTCAGCAGTTGGCATACCGTGAACTGAAGCGCGCCACCGAAATGCATCAGGCGACCTCGGGATCTGTGGTGGTTATCGATGTGCTGACCGGCGAAGTGCTGGCGATGGCCAACACCCCCTCCTATAACCCCAACAGCCGCGATGACTGGCAAAGCTTCAAAATGCGTAACCGTGCCGTGACTGACACTTTTGAGCCCGGCTCAACGGTGAAGCCCTTTGTTGTGGCGGCAGCGCTGGAGTCCGGCACTGTCAAGGCATCAGACATTATTCCCACATCGCCGGGCTGGATGCGGCTGGGCGGCCGCCAGGTGCGTGACGCCAACAATTACGGCGATATGTCGCTGACTAAAATTCTGGTGAAGTCCAGCAACATGGGCGTCGCCAAGTTATCCCTGGGGATGCCGGTGGAGCAGCTGCTTGGCACCTACTACTCCATCGGCCTGGGTAATTATTCGGGTATTGGCTTGCCGGGCGAAAGTGCGGGTCTTATTCAGGAAAAACACCGTTGGTCTGATTTTGAGCGGGCAACCCTGGCCTTTGGCTATGGGCTCACTACCACCACGCTGCAGCTGGCGCGCATGTATGCGACCCTGGGTAACGGTGGTGTGCTCTATCCCGCGTCCATTCTGAAGTTAAAACAGAAACCAGAAGGTCAGCAGGTATTGTCTCCCAAGGTCGCGAGCAACGTGATGAACATGTTGGTGGGGGTAACTGAACAAGGCGGTACGGCGCGAAAGGCCCATATCGAAGGTTATCCGGTGGCGGGTAAAACAGGCACCAGCCGTAAAGCGGTAGCTGGCGGTTACGGTGATGATTACCTGGCCACTTTTGCCGGAGTCGCCCCGGTCAATAACCCGCGTCTCGCCATTGCGGTGGTCATCAACGAACCCAAGGGTGACAGATATTATGGCGGCGATGTGTCGGCGCCAGTGTTTTCAAAGGTGATGGCCGGCGCACTGCAAATGCTGAACGTTGAGCCCATCAGTACCCGCGAGCAAGTGCAGCTGGCGGCAAATTTGCGGGAGGCCGAATGA
- the murE gene encoding UDP-N-acetylmuramoyl-L-alanyl-D-glutamate--2,6-diaminopimelate ligase translates to MMLLKDLLAPWFHYSGIESVTAPVIDSRQLTAGGLFIAVPGYKTDGRSYLDAAFAKGAAAALVHTDDPDEHGKVSYEPGLCIAFFQLNRQVSAVARQYYALTRGKLKVVGVTGTNGKTSVSQLIAQLTELVGDKAAVMGTLGNGLWGQLQDVGNTTADAVRVMADLYGFEQQGARVCAMEVSSHGLVQGRVEAVPFEVAVFTNLSRDHLDYHGDMDTYAAAKRRLFAFGSLNARVINLDDAIGEQWFEGMGSATGFSCLGHPKAAWRFENAHFHHAGFSATLVWPGGQMPLECRLLGAFNLSNLLAALCAMAQLGYEVPQLVAAAARLEAVPGRMECFPRKDGVALVVDYAHTPDAIEQALKAARHHCEGALWIVFGCGGDRDKGKRPLMAAAAEAFADSLVLTSDNARSEDPEAILEDMKAGLAAPERALCMVDRVAAIRHAVSMAKSGDLILLAGKGHETYQEIAGVKHEYDERALARTLSEESL, encoded by the coding sequence ATGATGCTGCTGAAGGATTTATTGGCCCCCTGGTTTCATTACAGCGGAATCGAATCGGTTACTGCCCCTGTGATAGACAGCCGCCAGCTGACGGCTGGTGGTTTGTTCATTGCGGTGCCGGGTTATAAAACCGATGGTCGGTCCTATCTGGATGCGGCTTTTGCCAAGGGGGCTGCTGCGGCGCTGGTTCACACAGACGATCCGGATGAGCATGGCAAGGTCAGCTATGAACCCGGATTGTGTATCGCCTTTTTCCAGCTGAACCGCCAGGTATCGGCGGTGGCGCGGCAGTATTACGCCCTCACAAGGGGCAAGCTTAAGGTGGTGGGAGTTACCGGCACCAATGGCAAGACCTCGGTCAGCCAGCTAATTGCCCAACTTACGGAACTTGTGGGGGATAAAGCTGCTGTGATGGGCACCCTCGGCAATGGCCTTTGGGGGCAGTTGCAGGATGTGGGCAATACCACGGCCGATGCAGTACGGGTGATGGCCGATCTCTACGGCTTTGAGCAACAGGGCGCCCGGGTATGCGCCATGGAAGTTTCCAGCCATGGTCTGGTTCAGGGCCGGGTAGAAGCCGTACCTTTCGAGGTGGCCGTCTTTACCAATCTCAGCCGGGATCATCTGGATTATCACGGCGATATGGATACCTATGCCGCCGCCAAGCGCCGTCTCTTTGCGTTTGGCAGCCTCAATGCCCGTGTCATCAACCTCGATGATGCGATTGGTGAACAGTGGTTTGAGGGTATGGGCTCGGCCACAGGTTTTAGCTGTTTGGGGCATCCCAAGGCGGCATGGCGCTTTGAGAACGCCCATTTTCACCATGCGGGTTTCTCCGCCACCCTGGTGTGGCCGGGTGGGCAGATGCCCCTTGAATGCCGCTTATTGGGTGCATTTAACCTCTCCAATCTGCTCGCGGCCCTGTGCGCCATGGCGCAGCTGGGTTATGAGGTGCCACAGTTGGTTGCCGCTGCTGCCAGGCTCGAAGCCGTGCCTGGGCGCATGGAGTGCTTCCCCCGCAAAGATGGCGTTGCGCTTGTTGTTGATTACGCCCACACCCCCGATGCCATTGAGCAGGCGCTCAAGGCGGCCCGTCATCACTGTGAAGGTGCACTTTGGATTGTATTTGGCTGTGGCGGCGACAGAGACAAGGGCAAGCGTCCGCTGATGGCCGCAGCGGCAGAAGCCTTTGCCGATAGCCTGGTACTGACGTCTGACAATGCCCGCAGCGAAGATCCCGAAGCAATTCTCGAAGATATGAAGGCGGGCCTTGCTGCCCCCGAACGCGCCCTGTGCATGGTCGACAGGGTTGCGGCCATACGTCACGCGGTGTCGATGGCAAAGTCTGGCGATCTTATCCTGCTTGCCGGTAAGGGGCATGAAACCTATCAGGAAATCGCGGGTGTTAAACATGAATACGATGAGCGAGCCCTGGCGCGCACATTAAGTGAGGAAAGTCTGTGA
- a CDS encoding UDP-N-acetylmuramoyl-tripeptide--D-alanyl-D-alanine ligase has protein sequence MIPLSLTQLASATHGRLCGQDVVVSHLDSDSRKMTAGSLFVALKGERFDGHEFAEAAVAAGAAALLVERELPLSLPQLVVADTQKAMGQIGALVRDRVNPVCVALTGSNGKTSVKEMVATVLSQQHSVLFTAGNFNNEIGVPLTLLRLEQGHEYGVFELGANHKGEIDYTSSLVRPSVSLVNNVGSAHLEGFGSEAGVAEAKSEIYLHLAGDGVGIVNLDDRYAGTMLAKLKGKRVLTFGLGAGADITAREVTADAFGRYSFYLCYGGDHVAVSLPLAGKHQVSNALATSAICIALGIPLQEIAAGLAKLAPVKGRMMPRQLGRLLLVDDSYNANPNSVGAAIDWLKEISTNRILVLGDLGELGDNAALLHFELGQKAKDAGLDHLFCLGNLSRHASQAFGSKHFEELEALMSELINYINGVEGDVTLLVKGSRSAAMERVVEGLTAAHGRGELK, from the coding sequence GTGATCCCTCTGAGTCTGACACAATTGGCATCGGCCACCCATGGGCGTCTTTGCGGCCAAGATGTCGTCGTGTCTCACCTTGACAGCGACAGCCGCAAAATGACGGCGGGCAGCCTGTTTGTGGCACTGAAAGGTGAGCGCTTCGATGGCCATGAGTTTGCTGAAGCAGCCGTTGCAGCCGGGGCCGCTGCGCTTTTGGTTGAGCGTGAGCTGCCGCTGTCGCTGCCGCAACTGGTGGTTGCCGATACACAAAAAGCCATGGGTCAGATTGGTGCCCTGGTGCGCGACAGGGTTAACCCCGTGTGTGTGGCTCTGACCGGCTCAAACGGAAAGACCAGCGTGAAGGAGATGGTAGCCACTGTGCTGTCTCAGCAGCACTCTGTGCTCTTTACCGCAGGGAACTTTAATAATGAAATCGGTGTACCTCTGACCCTGCTGCGTCTGGAACAGGGCCATGAGTATGGTGTGTTTGAGCTGGGGGCAAACCATAAGGGCGAGATTGATTACACATCGTCGCTGGTTCGCCCCTCGGTGTCGCTGGTTAACAATGTGGGCAGTGCCCACCTTGAGGGCTTTGGCTCAGAGGCCGGTGTTGCCGAGGCGAAATCCGAAATCTATCTGCATCTTGCCGGGGACGGTGTGGGGATAGTGAATCTCGACGACCGCTATGCAGGCACCATGCTCGCCAAACTCAAGGGCAAGCGGGTGTTGACCTTTGGTTTGGGCGCCGGAGCCGATATCACCGCCCGGGAAGTGACTGCCGATGCCTTTGGCAGATACAGCTTTTACCTCTGCTATGGCGGAGACCATGTGGCCGTCAGTCTGCCCCTGGCGGGTAAGCATCAGGTATCCAATGCCTTGGCAACGTCTGCCATCTGTATCGCGCTGGGTATACCCCTGCAAGAGATAGCGGCCGGTTTGGCCAAACTGGCACCGGTGAAAGGGCGTATGATGCCGCGCCAGCTTGGACGTCTGCTCCTGGTGGATGACAGCTACAATGCCAATCCCAATTCTGTAGGGGCTGCCATCGACTGGCTGAAAGAAATTTCTACAAACAGGATTCTGGTACTGGGCGATTTGGGGGAATTAGGCGACAATGCTGCCCTTTTGCACTTTGAGTTGGGGCAGAAGGCCAAAGATGCGGGTCTCGATCACCTCTTCTGTCTAGGCAACTTAAGTCGTCATGCCAGCCAGGCCTTTGGCAGTAAGCATTTCGAAGAGCTGGAAGCTCTGATGAGTGAATTGATTAACTATATCAATGGGGTAGAGGGAGATGTGACCCTGTTGGTGAAAGGCTCTCGCAGCGCCGCCATGGAGCGGGTTGTCGAGGGCTTAACGGCCGCCCATGGGCGCGGGGAGCTGAAATAA
- the mraY gene encoding phospho-N-acetylmuramoyl-pentapeptide-transferase yields the protein MLVYLAEYLTQFYSGFNVFSYVTFRAILALLTALMFSLWWGPKLIERLQVLQIGQVVRNDGPESHFSKRGTPTMGGLLILAGIFIGVLLWGDLGSRYVWVMLFVLGSFGLIGFIDDYRKVVRKDPKGLIARWKYIFQSLAALVVAFYLFYSTKHPGETQLVVPFFKDILPQLGLMFIVLTYFTIVGASNAVNLTDGLDGLAIMPTVMVAAAFALIAYLSGHVQFANYLHIPYLPGSGELVIVCTAIVGAGLGFLWFNTYPAQVFMGDVGSLSLGAALGTIAVLVRQEILLVIMGGVFVMETLSVILQVGSYKLRGQRIFRMAPIHHHYELKGWPEPRVIVRFWIISLFLVLLGLATLKLR from the coding sequence ATGCTGGTTTATCTGGCCGAATATCTGACCCAGTTTTACTCCGGGTTTAACGTGTTTTCCTATGTGACCTTCAGAGCCATTCTGGCGCTGCTGACGGCACTCATGTTCAGCCTCTGGTGGGGCCCAAAACTGATTGAACGTCTGCAGGTGCTGCAGATTGGTCAGGTGGTGCGCAACGATGGTCCAGAGTCCCATTTCAGCAAGCGTGGCACCCCAACCATGGGGGGCTTGTTGATTTTGGCCGGCATCTTTATCGGCGTACTGCTGTGGGGTGACCTGGGTAGCCGCTACGTGTGGGTCATGCTGTTTGTGCTGGGCTCCTTTGGCCTGATTGGCTTTATCGACGACTACCGCAAGGTGGTGCGTAAAGACCCCAAGGGGCTGATTGCCCGCTGGAAATACATTTTCCAGTCGCTGGCGGCACTCGTGGTGGCTTTTTATCTGTTTTACTCGACCAAGCATCCGGGTGAGACCCAGTTGGTGGTGCCTTTCTTTAAGGACATTCTTCCGCAGCTTGGCCTGATGTTTATTGTGCTGACCTACTTCACCATTGTTGGCGCCAGTAACGCCGTGAACCTCACCGATGGTCTGGACGGCCTGGCCATTATGCCAACCGTCATGGTGGCAGCGGCCTTTGCGCTGATTGCCTACCTGTCGGGCCACGTACAGTTTGCCAACTACCTGCATATTCCCTATTTGCCGGGTTCGGGCGAGCTGGTGATTGTCTGTACCGCCATAGTTGGCGCAGGCCTCGGCTTTTTGTGGTTCAACACCTATCCCGCACAGGTCTTTATGGGTGACGTGGGCTCGCTGTCGTTGGGCGCTGCGCTCGGCACCATAGCCGTGCTGGTACGTCAGGAAATCCTGCTGGTGATCATGGGCGGTGTGTTTGTGATGGAAACCCTGTCGGTGATTTTGCAGGTGGGTTCTTACAAGCTGCGCGGCCAGCGGATTTTCCGCATGGCACCTATCCACCACCACTATGAGCTCAAAGGCTGGCCGGAGCCCCGGGTGATTGTCCGTTTCTGGATCATCTCTCTGTTCCTGGTGTTGTTGGGTCTGGCCACGCTGAAGCTGAGGTAA
- the murD gene encoding UDP-N-acetylmuramoyl-L-alanine--D-glutamate ligase, producing the protein MGLPLDKPHTHVVLGLGATGLSVVRFLARKGIVPLVMDSRRQPPGMDVLSAEFPDVPLVTGGFDCRYLVQAQSIIISPGIAVDTPEVRAAMDMGIEVIGDVELFAREIQDMAPCVLAITGSNGKSTVTTLVGEMARADNKAVAVGGNIGVPALELLGKGAELFVLELSSFQLETTHSLHCIAGTCLNISEDHMDRYTDLEAYRQAKLRLYPQSKLSVYNRDDAATMPDEPRNTVSFGLGVPELDDWGLMDGKIYHGASEIMNLLDVALIGSHNHANLLAAMALCEAAGISREAMVKVAKEFTGLSHRCELVASHDSIAWVNDSKATNVGATVAALNGLADHLGDIILIAGGDGKGADFEPLRGALDAVTHLITLGRDGDKIAALKEGAIKVASMAEAVEKAKALANPGDIVLLSPACASLDMYTNFMARGDDFRANVERVYGN; encoded by the coding sequence ATGGGTCTGCCATTGGATAAGCCACATACACACGTCGTTCTGGGCCTTGGGGCCACAGGACTGTCGGTGGTGCGCTTTCTGGCACGTAAAGGCATAGTGCCGCTGGTGATGGACAGCCGTCGCCAGCCGCCGGGCATGGATGTGCTCAGTGCTGAGTTCCCCGACGTGCCATTGGTAACCGGTGGTTTTGACTGCCGCTATCTGGTGCAGGCTCAGAGCATCATTATCAGTCCGGGCATTGCCGTGGATACCCCAGAGGTCCGTGCTGCCATGGACATGGGCATTGAAGTGATTGGCGATGTGGAGCTCTTTGCCCGCGAAATTCAGGACATGGCGCCCTGTGTGCTGGCCATTACAGGTTCCAACGGCAAGTCAACAGTGACCACTTTGGTGGGGGAAATGGCCAGGGCAGACAACAAGGCCGTGGCCGTTGGCGGCAACATTGGCGTGCCCGCGCTGGAGCTGCTTGGTAAAGGTGCCGAGCTCTTTGTCCTTGAGCTGTCGAGCTTCCAGCTGGAAACCACCCACAGTCTTCATTGCATTGCAGGCACCTGCCTGAACATCAGTGAAGACCACATGGACAGGTACACGGACCTTGAAGCCTATCGTCAGGCCAAGCTGAGGCTTTATCCGCAAAGTAAGCTCAGCGTATACAACCGCGACGACGCGGCGACCATGCCCGACGAACCACGCAACACGGTCAGCTTCGGGCTGGGTGTACCCGAGCTTGATGACTGGGGGCTGATGGACGGCAAGATTTACCATGGCGCCAGTGAAATTATGAATTTATTGGATGTGGCGCTGATTGGCAGCCATAACCATGCCAACCTGCTGGCCGCCATGGCGCTGTGCGAGGCGGCGGGCATCTCCCGCGAGGCCATGGTAAAGGTGGCCAAGGAGTTTACCGGGCTCAGTCATCGCTGCGAATTGGTGGCAAGCCACGACAGCATTGCCTGGGTAAACGACTCCAAAGCCACTAACGTGGGCGCCACAGTCGCGGCGCTCAATGGCCTTGCTGACCATCTGGGTGACATCATCCTGATTGCCGGTGGCGATGGTAAAGGCGCCGATTTTGAACCCCTGCGGGGCGCTTTGGATGCCGTGACCCACCTGATTACTCTGGGCCGTGACGGTGACAAGATTGCCGCGCTGAAAGAAGGCGCCATTAAGGTGGCATCCATGGCAGAAGCGGTAGAAAAGGCAAAAGCCCTGGCAAATCCCGGTGACATAGTGCTCTTGTCGCCTGCCTGCGCCAGCCTGGACATGTACACCAACTTTATGGCCCGTGGGGATGATTTCCGGGCCAATGTGGAGCGGGTCTATGGCAACTGA